GCAGGCGCCCGCCTGCGCCGAGCCCTGGCCGGCCCGTGCCAGCTGTGGAGCCTATCCTTGCCCGTGGCCGAGCTGGGCTTGGGCTACACGTCGGAGGAGACGGTCATCTTCCGCTACTGTGCCGGCAGCTGTCCCCGCGGCGCCCGCACCCAGCACGGCCTGACGCTGGCCCGGCTGCGGGGCCAGGGCCGAGCCCACGGCGGGCCCTGCTGCCGCCCCACCCGCTACGCCGATGTGGCCTTCCTCGACGACCGCCACCGCTGGCAGCGGCTGCCCCAGCTCTCGGCGGCAGCCTGTGGCTGCGGCGGCTGAGAATGCCCGGCCTGGGGCCCTGCAGCCGCTGGAGGAGCTCAGCTGACTTATTTATTGAAGGCTTGGATGCTGAGGCAAAGAGAAGGGGAGGTGGTTTGGGCCGCCAGCAAGGGGCGCAATAAAGGAAACTGCTCCTCCAGCCTCATGAGTGTGTGTCCTGCCAGGGATGCTCCCgatgggtggggaggtggggtccCAGGCTTCCCCTGCAGATTCCAGCCCCCCAAAACAGCCGGTGCCAGGAAGGCCAGCTTGTCCACTCTCCAACTTTATTCACAAACACGGTGTCTTGAGCAGCTGGGGGGGAGGGCCCCAGGGTCAGCAGGGTGGGGGCAGCTGTCCGGGCTCCCCAGGCTCCATCCCCTCAGGGAGGGAGCGGCAGATCACGGAGATGCGTCGGCCCCGGGGAACCCGACGCTCCCCAAAAAAGGACTCTTCATCCCGAAGGATCTCATGGGAGAAGTCATAACGGGCCGAACCCCTGCAAGAGAAAATAGAGGCTGTGGCCAGGTGGAGTGAGGGCAGCCCCTGTTCCAGGCAGAGCGCCTGCGGTGGGGGGTAGAGTCTGCCGTCAGGGCTGAATGAGAGAAGGTGCTCAAAGTGCTGGGTGGGCATCTCAGGAGCTACTGGTGGGGTGGGGGCTCCCTGGCTGCCAGTACCTAAGGATGTAGAGGGAGCCCGGCTCCAGCAAGAGTTCCAGCCACTCCCCTGGCTCCTGGGTGTGCACCAGCCGCATGACGCTGGGAGACAGCAAGGACAGGCCAGCAATCGTGGATCCACAGAACTGGAAGAGGGGACACACTGGCAGGTGGGCTTTGGCCTGGCCGGCTCACCCCCAGCCGGGAACTCCAAGGcactggcctctgcccaccttgATGCTGTCCACGTGTGGCTTGATGTAGCCCCGAGGTTCCAGGTCCAGCACGTGCACCGAGGAGAGCAGGGTCTGGCCGGGGCCAAAGGCGGCTGCCTGCACACGCTGCAGGATGGACCGGCTTGCCTCTGACCAGCGTGACTTCTCTGTCTCTCGGAAGCCGTGGATGGCCTGCCCAGAGAGCTCAGGTCAAGCCTGGAAGCTCCCGGGGggaaaagggaaactgaggcacattgtggggctggggtgggttgGGGGAGAGGGTAGTGGAAGTGCAAAGCAAAGGCCTGGTTTTTCCATCATGACCCTTGACCCCACCCTCAACTTACAACCTTGGTCCTATCTACCCCATGATGCTGGGTCTCAGACCCCAACCCTGACCCATCTGGGTCTGGCCttagtcctttttaaaaaaaatttatttatttttggctgtgttgggtctccgttgctgcacgcaggctttctctagttgcggcgagcgggggctactcttcgttgtggtgtgcgggcttctcattgcggtggcttctcttgttgcggagcacgggcttaggTAGCTGTGGCGtctgggctcaggagttgtggcacatgggcttagttgctccgtggcgtgtgggatcttcctggaccagggatcgaactcctGGCCTCAGTCCTTCCTACCCACCATCAGGCTCCAATTCAGTCCCAGATGCCGTCCCTAATGCTGGCCCAGCTTCAATATTCACAACGTGATCCCACCCAACACCTGGTCCACCCCCAACCCGTgaccctccctcactccctccacaCCGTTTCCGCCCCTAACTTTGGTCCTGTTCCCCAAACACCCCTCAGTTCCAGGTTCTGCCTCCAGTTATGACCCTGCCCTCATGTCCAAAGCGCTCTCCCTGCCCGCAAGGCCCCTCAGCTTCAAGACGCTGCCCCCATTCCCAGGTCCCGCCCCCAGATGTAGCCCAGCCCACCCCAGGGCTCCACTCCCCGTCCCGCCCCTAACGTCCCAGGCCCCGCCGCGCTGTAGCTCCGCCCCCAGCGCCAGCAGCCTCACCGCGTCCCAGTGATCGTACTCGTATCGACGGCGGCGCAGCTCGGGTTCCAGCTCGTCGCTCAGTGTCTCCTCCTCGGCCGCGCTCAGGAAGCTGGGCCGTACCACGGCCGCGTCCCGTAGGCGACTTAGCACGGCCGGCCCCGAGCCCCGCACCCAGACCTGCCCGGGCACGCTCCACAGCGCCAGCCGCCCACTCCCGGCCATAGCCCCGGGGCCGGGTCGTGGAAGCTGCCGGGGTCGGGAGCACGCCCCCGCCCCAGAGCCATTGGCTGTGGTTACTCCGAGTGCGTCCAGCGATTGGCGTTCCTCAGAGTCCCGCCTCTCGCTCAAGGCTACTGGTTGTTACTCGTTTCGCCCTCTCGAGCTATTGGCTCTCCCCAGAATCCGCCTCCTCTCCCGCGCTATTGGGCGCCATCGCCCGCAGTGACTCAGACTACTGGCTGTGCCTAAAATCCGTCTTCcagagggcggggcgggggtggtgaAGGCTTGATCGGGCCGGGGGTCAGAGGTCAGGGGTCATAGAAGGATTGGGCCAAAGCTAGAGGTAAAGGGCAGAGTACAGCTAGGCTGAGATCTAGGGGTCAGGGGAGTGAGGTCAAGGCTGTGATTATAGGCTGGGGCCAGGTTTGTGGAGTTGGGGGATTCAGTCAAAGGTCAAAGCGAGGCGCCTCCCGTTCCCCCTCTCTTTACTGGGTCATTTCCATCCCCATACAAATAGGCTGGCTCCCAGCTTAAAAACAGGACATAAACAAAAAATCCTCTTCCTTTAATGGTAGCATTGTCATGTCACCATTTTGCAGCCCTTATTGGAATATTGGTGGTTCTAGACAAGGACTCTCATTCCCTCCTAACGTCATGAAAGAGGGACAACTGGATTTAACGTGCCTCCTGCTAGAAGGCACCCTCAACTGAGAGGTCATTTGCCAAAAAGCGGAACCTGAATCCGATCAGACTTGTATAGATTCATACACCAGGTTACCGGAAATACCAAGGACAGAATCGCATCATCAAAATTGAGACAGAGGGAAAGTCCACAAGACAAACAACGATGTTTCTCCAACAAGTGAATttcaaggaaagagaagaaaaagagggagagattgAGAGATTAAGGGGAAACCTGCAGTAATAAGACACTTAGAGATTTATCAACCAGCGGCAATGCCTGCATCTTATTGGGATCCTGATtggaacaaactaaaaaaaagaaatagcgaCAACCGGGGAAATTTTGACATGGGTTGAATATTCGACCATGGTaagtgttgttattttttttaagtttgaatatgatattgtggttgtctttttaaagattccttatccttttgtctatttatttatttttttaatttttacagttttttttgtgtttttttttgcggcactgcttggcatgtaggatcttagtcccctgaccagggattgaacctgtaccccctgcagtggaagcgtggattcttaaccacgggaccaccagggaagtccctatttacttacttatttatttatttagatttagctgcattgggtcttcgttgctggggcCGGCATTCTCCAGTtttggcgagcgggagctacccttcattgcggtgcacaggcttttcatcgtggtggcttctcttgttgcggagcacgggctctaggcacttgggcttcagtacttgtggcatgtgggctcagtagttgtggctcacgggctctagagcgcaggctcagtagttgtggagcacgggctcagttgctccgcggcatgtgggatcttcccggaccagggctcgaaaacccgtgtccccggcattggcaggcagattcttaaccactgcgccaccagggaagtccccctatttatttatttataaatttatttatttatttatggctgcgttgggtcttcgttgctgctcacgggctttctctagtttcagcgagcgggggttactcttggttgcggtgcgctggcttctcattgcagtggtttctcttgttgcggagcatgggctctaggcacatgggcttcagtagttgtggcacacgggctcagtagttgtgactcgcgggctctagagcacaggctcagtagttgtggcgcacgggcttagttgctccacggcatgtgggatcttcccagaccagggctcgaacccgtgtcctctgcactggcaggcggattcttgaccactgagccaccaggggagtccccccccatttatttttattttaatttttaaaatttgtttttggctgcgttgggtcttcgttgctgcacgtgggctttctctagctgcggcaagcagggactactcttcatgtggtgcgcaggcttctcattgtggtgccttctctcgttgcagagcacaggctctaggggcgcaggcttcagtagttgtggctcacaggctctagagcgcaggctcagtaggcgtggtgcacgggcttcgttgctccgcggcacgtgggatcttcccggaccagggcttgaatccgtgtcccctgcattggcaggcggattcttaaccactgtgccaccaaggaaggccCCCGctagttatttttcattaactttttttttttgaatgaaagattctttaaattctgtagtgctttataattttcaaaagtttcacacacacgatttcatataatcccataataaccctttttttaatcccctacgcctatattgcccctctcgccttccctcttcccactggtaaccactagtttcttctctGTATCAGGGGTCCTCAACCCCTGGGCCGCGGACTGGCCttttaggaaccgggctgcacagcaggaggtgagtggcaggtgagcaagtgaagcttcatctgctgctccccattgctccccatcgctcgcattaccgcctgaaccatccccccacccccaatgtccttggaaaaattgtcttccacaattgactagtttgttgtacttctttagattccacatattagtgataccatacagaatttgtctttctgtctgacttaattcacttagcttaataccctccaagtctatccgtggtgctgcaaatggcaaaacctCATTCTtgttcatggctgagtagtattccaccgcatatatatacaccacatctttaaaaatatatatatatatatatatatattttaaattaattaatttatttatttatttttggctgtgttgagtcttcgtttctgtgcgagggctttctccagctgtggcgagtgggggccactcttcatcgcggtgcgcgggcctctcgttgcggagcacaggctccagactcgcaggctcagtagttgtggcttacgggcccagttgctctgtggcatgtgggatcctcccagaccagggctcgaacccgtgtcccctgcatcggcaggcagactctcaaccactgcgtcaccagggaagccctacaccacaccttctttatccattcctctgttgatggacactctggttgcttccatatcttggctatggtaaataacgctatgaacattggggtgcgtgtaccttttctaattagtgtttctgtttttttcggatatatacccaggagtggaattgctgggtcatgtggtagttctatttttaggtttttgagacATAAAGATTCCTTATCCTTTTAGAAATATATAccgaaatatttacagatgaaatgaaaaGCTGGGATTTTCTTCAAAGTAATACAGTGCCATGGcgggtgggggggcagggacGAATCACAGTTGGCCGTGAGTTGGTAATTCTTGAGTTGGTGTGATGGGTACGTGAGACCTCATTATCCTAGTTTCTCTacttttgtatacattttaagTTGTGCACAATGAAAAGTTCAGCTAAATGTATCCGATGAATGAAGCCAAATTTAAAagtcctctggggcttccctggtggcgcagtggttaagaatctgcctgccaatgcaggggacacgggttcgagccctggtccgggaagatcccacatgccgcggagcaactaagcccgtgcaccgcaactactgagcccgtgcgccacaactcctgcacgcctagagcccatgctccgtaacaagagaagccaccgcagtgagaagcccgcgcaccacaacgaagagtagcccccgctcaccacaactagagaaaagcccacacgtagcaacgaagacccaacgcagccagaaataaagaaataaaacaaatacatttttttaaaaaagccctctgaattaaaagaaaagaaattgaccTCAACACACCCTCCAGCGACAGCCCCAGGTTCTTTGCTCTCCTTGACAGCAAAATTCCTTAAAAGACTTGCTTAGCTCCAATATTTTCTGGCCCCTTCTTTCTGGCTCCACTCCAATCTGGTTTTGGGCCCCCAAAGCACCGAAAGTGTTCTTATTTATCTGAGGCCACTCGTGATTTCCATGGTCCAAACGCCATAGCCAGTTCTCAGCCTGACCACTAACTCATAGACATGCTGAGGTCtcctacatttttatttccaacCCTGACCCCAGACTTACCCATCCCCTGGGAGGTCTGGAGCACTTGGACATCAAACGTCCAAAACCAGGTCCTGATCGCGGACCCCAATCCTGCTACTCCCGAACCTTCCCAGGAACGTCTTATCTTCCCTTCCATCTTTCTAGCTGCTTTGGGCCAACGCCTTAGAGTTTTGGGAGATGACTTTCTCTCTCAAATTTCACATCCCAGCTGACAGCCatgcctttattatttatttatttatttgagaattttattatcatttttgactgcgttgggtcttcgttgcggtgcgcgggctttgcactgcagtggcttctcttgttacagagcacaggctctaggcgcgcgggctcagtagttgtggcgcacgggcttagttgctcctcggcatgtgggaatcttcccggaccagggatggaacctgtgtcccctgcattggcataaGGGTTCtaaaccgctgcgccaccagggaagtcccagccctgCCTTTAAAACCTCGCTAGAATCTGACCTCTCTCACCACGTATCTGGAGCCGTCAGCCTTCCTCTGGGTGATGACAAGTTTCCTCACTGGCCTCCTGGTTTCTGTGCTTGCCGCTCTCCACCCACCACTCTGTGgttcctttttgttcttcttgAAACCCTCTGTGGGGCATCTCCCTCCTTGCTCAGACCTACCAGGCCTTTTATGACCTGTATTCCTCCCCTTCCTGCTCTcatcttctcctctctcctcctcactcTCTCCAGCCACCCCAGCCTCCTCGTGCTTCTGCCCATGTGCCAGCCACagtcctgccacagggcctttgcacttgccatgCCCTCTGCCTAGACTGCTGTCTCCCAAGATAGCAAGCTTGCTCCCcaaccctcacctccttcaggtctttgctcaaacgTCACCCTCTCAGCAAGGCCTTTGCAGGCCACCCCATCTAAAACTgtcacacacacccccaacccccccccccaacacactcACGTTGCATACCTCTTGccctgatatttaaaaaaactgtctACTCCCACAAGAATGTAAGTTTCTTCCAGACAGggatttctgtgttttcttcccaGTAAGTTGCGGCCTCTGGAGCAGTGCCTGGAATGTAGGCTCAGTAGCTTTGCTGAAGTTAGGAAGCTGAAGGTCAGGGTGAAGGCACACGCGTGCCGTGGTGGAGGACGGAGGGAAGGTACCACAGCCGGGAGCAAAGTCTAcaaagatttaatttaaaatcacAGTGTCTCAGCTGGGATACCCACCCGGAGGGGCACCCCCAAATCCAGAGTTCCTCAAGGGTCCCCTCTAGGCTCAGTGTCGAGGGGTGGGCCGGCCTGGCGCCTCCGCTTTCCTcca
This window of the Mesoplodon densirostris isolate mMesDen1 chromosome 3, mMesDen1 primary haplotype, whole genome shotgun sequence genome carries:
- the ALKBH7 gene encoding alpha-ketoglutarate-dependent dioxygenase alkB homolog 7, mitochondrial, encoding MAGSGRLALWSVPGQVWVRGSGPAVLSRLRDAAVVRPSFLSAAEEETLSDELEPELRRRRYEYDHWDAAIHGFRETEKSRWSEASRSILQRVQAAAFGPGQTLLSSVHVLDLEPRGYIKPHVDSIKFCGSTIAGLSLLSPSVMRLVHTQEPGEWLELLLEPGSLYILRGSARYDFSHEILRDEESFFGERRVPRGRRISVICRSLPEGMEPGEPGQLPPPC